A genome region from Gossypium hirsutum isolate 1008001.06 chromosome A04, Gossypium_hirsutum_v2.1, whole genome shotgun sequence includes the following:
- the LOC107948450 gene encoding tRNA pseudouridine synthase A isoform X1 encodes MVTSFTVKSVATFISKEKRLGRFRDLVSLSSMENQTKDKIYFYYNHTDSCNSARWTARESYKFMYERPWQDVLHFFSNVVNARLTLSTVFGTDNSPQVSTYIDVVDDDYKTLELCDEKEERFGRWERVTFKIILSYSGYAFDGWQKQPGLNTVQEIVEKSLGRFVDDKKARLLKEKSKPLEGCAVVAGRTDKGVSAIRQVCSFYTWRKDVKPCDIEGEINSAAPGKLRVVSVSEVSRVFHPNFSAKWRRYLYIFPLNDQENEKQCCENVKEVESFSFARNCNEPSNKCVESSSSENVENLIIGNNKEFEAPNKPTCFSVCRVNQLLRHLEGKLLSYNMFARDTKASRNIGPPTECFMYHARAAEARIPCSVPEEGRKVMCVELVANRFLRKMVRVLVATSIREAAAGAEEDVLLKLMEATCRRATAPPAPPDGLCLVDVGYTDFNPKNCLIP; translated from the exons ATGGTGACATCCTTTACCGTAAAATCGGTGGCAACTTTTATTAGCAAAGAGAAAAGGCTGGGGAGATTCAGAGACTTGGTATCACTGTCATCCATGGAAAACCAAACGAAAGACAagatttatttttactataaccATACTGATTCTTGCAATTCCGCGAGGTGGACTGCCAGGGAGAGCTATAAATTCATGTATGAGCGACCTTGGCAGGATGTTCTGCATTTCTTTTCCAATGTGGTCAACGCCCGCTTAACCTTATCCACCGTGTTTGGCACTGACAATAGCCCTCAGGTATCC ACATATATTGATGTTGTTGATGATGATTATAAAACATTAGAGCTTTGTGATGAGAAGGAAGAAAGGTTTGGTAGATGGGAAAGGGTAACATTCAAGATAATTCTTTCATACAGTGGATATGCCTTTGATGGATGGCAGAAGCAGCCTGGTTTGAACACTGTACAGGa AATAGTTGAAAAATCTCTTGGGAGATTTGTTGATGACAAGAAAGCACGacttttgaaagaaaaatctAAACCACTCGAAGGTTGTGCTGTGGTTGCTGGCCGAACTGACAAAGGAGTGTCTGCTATTCGGCAAGTTTGTTCTTTTT ATACTTGGAGAAAGGATGTAAAACCTTGTGATATTGAGGGTGAAATCAACAGTGCAGCACCTGGGAAACTCAGAGTTGTGTCAGTTTCTGAG GTTTCGCGTGTATTCCATCCCAACTTTTCTGCAAAATGGAGGCGCTATTTGTATATATTTCCTTTGAATGATCAAGAAAATGAGAAGCAATGCTGTGAGAATGTGAAGGAAGTTGAGAGTTTTAGTTTTGCTAGAAACTGTAATGAGCCAAGTAACAAGTGTGTTGAAAGCAGTAGTTCGGAAAATGTTGAGAATTTAATTATCGGCAATAATAAAGAGTTTGAAGCACCAAACAAGCCAACCTGTTTCAGTGTATGCCGGGTTAATCAATTACTACGGCATCTAGAAGgaaaattattatcatacaaTATGTTTGCACGTGATACCAAAGCCTCTAGAAACAT aGGGCCACCAACGGAGTGCTTCATGTACCATGCTCGAGCTGCAGAAGCAAGAATACCCTGTTCG GTTCCTGAGGAAGGAAGGAAGGTTATGTGTGTTGAGTTGGTTGCAAATCGATTCCTACGCAAG ATGGTCCGTGTGCTTGTGGCGACCTCTATAAGGGAAGCAGCTGCGGGAGCAGAAGAAGATGTATTGCTAAAACTGATGGAGGCTACCTGTAGACGTGCCACGGCACCCCCCGCCCCCCCTGATGGGCTATGTCTTGTTGATGTTGGCTATACTGACTTCAACccaaaaaattgtctcatcccaTGA
- the LOC107948450 gene encoding tRNA pseudouridine synthase A isoform X2, whose protein sequence is MVTSFTVKSVATFISKEKRLGRFRDLVSLSSMENQTKDKIYFYYNHTDSCNSARWTARESYKFMYERPWQDVLHFFSNVVNARLTLSTVFGTDNSPQTYIDVVDDDYKTLELCDEKEERFGRWERVTFKIILSYSGYAFDGWQKQPGLNTVQEIVEKSLGRFVDDKKARLLKEKSKPLEGCAVVAGRTDKGVSAIRQVCSFYTWRKDVKPCDIEGEINSAAPGKLRVVSVSEVSRVFHPNFSAKWRRYLYIFPLNDQENEKQCCENVKEVESFSFARNCNEPSNKCVESSSSENVENLIIGNNKEFEAPNKPTCFSVCRVNQLLRHLEGKLLSYNMFARDTKASRNIGPPTECFMYHARAAEARIPCSVPEEGRKVMCVELVANRFLRKMVRVLVATSIREAAAGAEEDVLLKLMEATCRRATAPPAPPDGLCLVDVGYTDFNPKNCLIP, encoded by the exons ATGGTGACATCCTTTACCGTAAAATCGGTGGCAACTTTTATTAGCAAAGAGAAAAGGCTGGGGAGATTCAGAGACTTGGTATCACTGTCATCCATGGAAAACCAAACGAAAGACAagatttatttttactataaccATACTGATTCTTGCAATTCCGCGAGGTGGACTGCCAGGGAGAGCTATAAATTCATGTATGAGCGACCTTGGCAGGATGTTCTGCATTTCTTTTCCAATGTGGTCAACGCCCGCTTAACCTTATCCACCGTGTTTGGCACTGACAATAGCCCTCAG ACATATATTGATGTTGTTGATGATGATTATAAAACATTAGAGCTTTGTGATGAGAAGGAAGAAAGGTTTGGTAGATGGGAAAGGGTAACATTCAAGATAATTCTTTCATACAGTGGATATGCCTTTGATGGATGGCAGAAGCAGCCTGGTTTGAACACTGTACAGGa AATAGTTGAAAAATCTCTTGGGAGATTTGTTGATGACAAGAAAGCACGacttttgaaagaaaaatctAAACCACTCGAAGGTTGTGCTGTGGTTGCTGGCCGAACTGACAAAGGAGTGTCTGCTATTCGGCAAGTTTGTTCTTTTT ATACTTGGAGAAAGGATGTAAAACCTTGTGATATTGAGGGTGAAATCAACAGTGCAGCACCTGGGAAACTCAGAGTTGTGTCAGTTTCTGAG GTTTCGCGTGTATTCCATCCCAACTTTTCTGCAAAATGGAGGCGCTATTTGTATATATTTCCTTTGAATGATCAAGAAAATGAGAAGCAATGCTGTGAGAATGTGAAGGAAGTTGAGAGTTTTAGTTTTGCTAGAAACTGTAATGAGCCAAGTAACAAGTGTGTTGAAAGCAGTAGTTCGGAAAATGTTGAGAATTTAATTATCGGCAATAATAAAGAGTTTGAAGCACCAAACAAGCCAACCTGTTTCAGTGTATGCCGGGTTAATCAATTACTACGGCATCTAGAAGgaaaattattatcatacaaTATGTTTGCACGTGATACCAAAGCCTCTAGAAACAT aGGGCCACCAACGGAGTGCTTCATGTACCATGCTCGAGCTGCAGAAGCAAGAATACCCTGTTCG GTTCCTGAGGAAGGAAGGAAGGTTATGTGTGTTGAGTTGGTTGCAAATCGATTCCTACGCAAG ATGGTCCGTGTGCTTGTGGCGACCTCTATAAGGGAAGCAGCTGCGGGAGCAGAAGAAGATGTATTGCTAAAACTGATGGAGGCTACCTGTAGACGTGCCACGGCACCCCCCGCCCCCCCTGATGGGCTATGTCTTGTTGATGTTGGCTATACTGACTTCAACccaaaaaattgtctcatcccaTGA